A section of the Salmo trutta chromosome 4, fSalTru1.1, whole genome shotgun sequence genome encodes:
- the LOC115192669 gene encoding cyclin-dependent kinase inhibitor 1B isoform X1 encodes MHGIKVLIIRFTLVLDRGEKGGNTIFLSVLIDSPKMSDVRLSNGSPTLERTDARLSDHPKPSACRIIFGSPDREELRRDLKGHLQEMEAAASAKWNFDFSSHTPLSNGRFKWELMDCKDIPNFYTRTQQSVKDVCPSGNNNMDLNGNHSCVVVTPRQPTDNTERSESQMESKEQCTGRRKRPACYEYPSSQNKRSHSSSNEVTPCPGLTHSVEKTPRKASPRTQT; translated from the exons ATGCATGGCATAAAAGTGTTGATCATTCGTTTTACGCTTGTTTTGGATCGCGGTGAGAAAGGAGGAAATACGATTTTTTTAAGTGTTCTAATTGATTCTCCGAAAATGTCAGATGTTCGACTTTCAAATGGGAGCCCGACGTTGGAAAGGACGGATGCTCGGTTGTCGGATCACCCCAAACCGTCAGCCTGCAGAATCATTTTCGGCTCGCCGGATCGCGAAGAGTTAAGGCGGGATTTAAAGGGACATTTGCAGGAGATGGAAGCGGCGGCCTCAGCGAAGTGGAACTTCGATTTTTCAAGTCACACACCTCTATCGAACGGGAGATTCAAATGGGAATTAATGGATTGTAAAGACATTCCAAATTTCTACACCAGAACGCAACAATCAGTGAAAGACGTTTGCCCCTCTGGGAATAACAATATGGATCTAAATGGGAATCATAGTTGTGTGGTGGTGACTCCCCGGCAGCCCACTGACAACACCGAGAGGTCAGAGAGCCAAATGGAGAGTAAAGAGCAATGCACCGGGCGGAGAAAAAGACCAGCCTGCTATGAAT ACCCCTCGTCCCAAAATAAAAGGTCACACAGTAGTTCGAATGAAGTTACTCCTTGCCCAGGCTTGACGCATTCAGTAGAAAAAACACCCAGGAAAGCCAGTCCCAGGACTCAAACGTGA
- the LOC115192669 gene encoding tyrosine--tRNA ligase, mitochondrial isoform X2, with amino-acid sequence MSLTLFSYQLFQAYDFYHLNQNHSCKIQLGGTYQLGTLMSGHKFIHKCINARYHSSLQALEQMRDAELQELFREAPFHELLLEPGTTILDACRRAEDIPQGPKGCRMVSEGAVWINHSKTDSPEQVLTPGQHILANGLSLLRVGKNNFHIIRWLGPYHFYALSVYWR; translated from the exons ATGAGCCTTACTTTATTCTCTTACCAGCTGTTTCAAGCCTATGACTTCTACCATCTGAACCAGAATCACAGCTGTAAGATCCAGCTTGGAGGGACATACCAACTGGGCACCCTGATGTCTGGGCACAAGTTCATACACAA GTGCATCAATGCCCGGTACCACAGTAGCCTTCAGGCCCTGGAGCAGATGCGTGATGCTGAGCTGCAGGAGCTCTTCAGAGAGGCCCCGTTCCATGAGCTGCTGCTGGAGCCAGGGACCACAATACTGGATGCCTGCCGCAGGGCAGAGGACATCCCTCAGGGGCCCAAAGG GTGTCGCATGGTTTCAGAAGGAGCTGTATGGATCAACCACAGTAAGACAGACAGCCCAGAACAGGTACTGACCCCCGGCCAGCACATCCTGGCCAATGGACTGTCTCTCCTCAGAGTGGGAAAAAATAACTTCCACATCATCAGGTGGCTGGGACCTTATCACTTCTATGCACTGTCTGTGTACTGGAGGTAG